The Pseudodesulfovibrio cashew genomic sequence ATACAGTCACTGACAGGTGTCCGCCCGGAGGAATGCGGTTTGGTTCATGATAACGCTCGAGATATTTTGAAAAGTGCCTATAATAAGAATTAAATTCAATTTAACAAATATCAGTAAAAACAATGTTCAGGAGATCATCATTCTTGGCGCTGATTAGACATTTTTCGACAAATAGGTTAATACGGATCGTCCTTCCCTAAAATTATCACAAAGTTCAGAGAATTGAGAGTGCGCGTCGTGCGCCTGCGGGAGAGAAGGGCCTTATGGTTTATTTTCAGTTTATCGGGTAATTATGGCGAATCTAGTTCTTGACGATATCTGTGTCCGCTTCGGGGGGTTGCAGGCCCTGACCGATGTTTCCTTCTCCCTTTCCGAAGGCGAGGTGATCGGGCTGATCGGTCCCAACGGGGCGGGAAAGACCACGGTTTTCAACGTCATCACCGGAGTCTATACGGCTTCTTCCGGCAAGGTCTCCTACGACGGGAAGACCATCACCGGGCTGCGTCCCTACCAGGTCCTGTCCATGGGCGTCGCTCGCACTTTCCAGAATATTCGGCTTTTCCAGAACATGACCGCCCTGGAGAACTGTATGGTCGCCCAGCATGCCCGCTCCAAAAAGGGTGTCATCGGAGCCATTCTGCGCTCGCCCTCCCAGCGTCGGGAGGAGGCGCGCATCCAGGAGAAGTCCCAGCAGGCCCTTGAGTTCATGGGGCTTGGCAGTATGGCCGACGAGGTGGCATCCAACCTGCCGTACGGCCATCAGCGCAGGCTGGAGATAGCCCGCGCCCTGGCCAGCGAGCCGCATACCATCCTGCTGGACGAGCCCGCCGCCGGTCTGAACCCCTCCGAGTCCATGGAGCTGATGAAGGCCATCGGACGGATCACCGACCTGGGGATCAACGTGCTCATGGTGGAGCACGACATGAAGGTGGTCATGGGCATCTGCAACCGCATCGTCGTTCTCGACCATGGTGTAATGATCGCGCAGGGGCTGCCTGAGGAAATTCAGCAGAACCCCGACGTGATCGAGGCATATTTGGGCCAGTAGAGAGGCTGGCTTAACCGAACAACAAAAGGGAGAGAGTATGAAACGCATTTTGTTCATGGCCTGCATTCTGATGCTGGCCGCATCCACCGCATTCGCGGGCGAGACCCTGAAGATGGGCTCCATGAGCCCCCTGACCGGCCCCTACGCCGCTGACGGCAACGACATCGCCAACGGCGCACGCACCGCCATCGAAGTCATCAAGGCCGACGGCGGCATCCCCGGCTTCGACGACATCACCCTGTCCGCCCAGGACACCGCCTGCGATCCCCGCCAGGCCGTGGCCGCAGCCAACAAGCTGATCAACGAGGAAGTCACCGGCGTTGTCGGCGCCTACTGCTCCAGCGCGACCCTGCCCGCCTCCGAGACTTTGGATGAGGAAGACATTGTCATGCTCACCCCCGCCTCCACCAACGAAAAGGTGACCGAGCGCGGCCTGAAGAATATTTTCCGCACCTGCGGCCGTGATGACGACCAGTCCAAGGCCGCCATCCGCTTCATGACGGATTACCTCAAGGCCAAGAGCATCTACCTGGTGGACGACAAGACCGCCTACTCCCAGGGCCTGGCCGACAACGTGGAGAAGGGTAGCCCCGCCGCAGGCATCAAGGTGCTCGGACACGACCACGTCAACCAGGGCGACAAGGACTTCTCCGCCGTGCTGACCAAGGTCAAGGCCGCCAACCCCGATGTCTTCTACGTGTCCCTGCAGAACTCCGCCACCGGCGCGCTGCTGATCATCCAGGCCAAGCGCATGGGCATCGACGCCGTGTACCTGGCTCAGGACGCCGTGTACCATCCCCAGCTCATCGAGATCGCCAAGAAGGACGCCAACGGCATGTACCTGACCTTCGGCTATGTTGATACCGACGCTCCTTCTTACCAGAAGTTCATCAAGGCCTACGAGCCCAAGTACGGCAAGCCCGGCGCCTACTCCGCCTATGCTTACGACTCCGCCATGGCCTACCTGCTGGCAGTGAAGAAGGCCGGTTCCACCGACCTGGCAAAGGTCCGCGAAGCCCTGCTGTCCATGGAATTCGACGGTGCCTCCAAGAAGTTCAAGTACATGGAGAACGGTGATTCCGGCTCCAACTACATTATTCGCCAGATCAAGGACGGCGAATACATCAACTTCTGGAATGCCCAGACCGGTGAGAAGTACTAAACTCGCTTGATACGCGGGGCCCCGCACGGGGCCCCGCCAACATTTTTTCCCCAATACTCCATGGAATATTTTCTGCAACAACTCATCAACGGTATTACCCTCGGGGGCGTATACGCGTTGATCGCCCTGGGCTACACCATGGTCTACGGCATCATCCAGCTGATCAACTTCGCCCACGGCGAGTTCTTTGCCGCGGGCGGCTACATGGGGGTCATCCTCATCAGCTACCTGGCGGGGCAGGGTGCGAGCCCCGTGCTGTGCATCGGCCTCGGTCTCGCCCTGACCATGGTCTACTGCGCCCTGCTGGCCATGGCCGTGGAAAAGGTTGCCTACAAACCCCTGCGCACCAGCTCCCGTCTTTCGGTGCTGCTTTCGGCCCTGGGCATGTCCATCTTCCTGCAGAACGGCCTGATGCTCACCCAGGGCGTCTACGACAAGGCCTACCCCACGGAGATGACCGCTGGCGGGTTCGAGTGGGGCAACGTGGTCCTGTCCTACATGCAGATCTACATTTTTCTGATCACCGGTGCGCTGCTCATCGGGCTGAACCTGCTGGTGTTCAAGACGCGCATCGGCAAGGCCATGCGCGCCACGGCCCAGGACAAGGTCATGTCCGCGCTGGTGGGCATCAATTCCAGCAAGATCATTTCCCTGACCTTCGCCATCGGTGCGGGCCTGGCTGCGGCCGCGGGCATCATGGTCGGCTTCTACTACGGCTCGGTGAACTACTCCATGGGGTTCGTGCCCGGCATCAAGGCCTTTGCGGCGGCGGTGCTCGGCGGCATCGGCAACATCACCGGCGCCATGGTCGGCGGCCTGATCATCGGCATGGTCGAAATTTTCGCCGCCGGCTATCTGTCGAGCGAATACAAGGACGTGTTCGCCTTCATCATTCTGATCGCGGTCCTCTATTTCAGACCCACCGGCATCATGGGAGAGAACGTTGACGACACAAGAGTTTAAGAAACGCTGGACCTCATTCGGCATCGGGCTCATCTGGCTGTTCATTCTCCTGTGGCCGCTGCTGGGCATCAAGCCGGACGGGCTGGAGTTCATCCCGTCCCTGACACTGTGGCTGAAGCTGGCCGTAGCCGCCCTGTGCGTCATGATCGTCTACGAGCTGAACCAGCGCGGTCTCTTCGAAGGCCTCAAGAGCGCGGGGGCCTCGCTCAAGGGCTCCACGGAAAAACTGTACGCGGCCACGCCCAACTGGTTGCTTGTCTGCATCGGCCTGGGCCTGGCCATCGCCTTCCCTGCCATGACCGGGCGCTACGGCCATGACGTGGCCTGCAACGTGCTCATCTACGTCTGCCTCGGGCTGGGCCTGAACATCGTGGTCGGCCTGGCCGGGCTGCTCGACCTCGGCTACATCGCCTTTTACGGAGTGGGGGCCTACACCTACGCGCTGCTCTCCATCCACTACGGCCTCGCCTTCTGGCTCTGCCTGCCCATCTCCGCCCTGCTGGCCGGCATCGCGGGTTGCATTATCGGCTACCCGACCCTGCGCATGCGCGGCGACTACTTGGCCATCGTCACCCTCGGCTTCGGCGAGATCGTCCGCCTCATCCTGAACAACTGGATGGACCTGACCAATGGTCCCAACGGGCTGTCGGACGTGAGTCGCCCGACGGTGTACTGGCCGGACTTCAGCAACGGTTTTTCCTTTGAGCTCATTATGGTCAAGAAGGTCTGGATGTTCTATTACGTCATCCTGGCCATCGCCATCGTCACCATCATCTGCGTCTACCGGCTCAACTATTCGCGCATCGGGCGCGCCTGGGAGGCCATCCGCGAGGACGAGACCGCGGCCGAGCTCATGGGCGTGAACACCTTCCTGCTCAAGCTGCTGGCCTATGCCATGGGTGCTGCCTTTGCCGGATTCGCCGGAACCTTTTTCGCGGCCCGCATGCGATTCGTCAGTCCCGAGTCCTTCACCTTCCTGGAGTCGGCCATGGTTCTTGCCATGGTAGTGCTGGGCGGCATGGGCTCCATCCCCGGCGTCATGCTCGGGGCCCTGGCGCTTATCGCGCTTCCCGAGGCCTTCCGCGACTTCGAACTCTACCGGATGCTGGTCTTCGGCGGCGTCATGACCACCATGATGCTCGTCCGGCCCAAGGGGCTGTGGCCCGCCAAGCGGGTAGGACGCCGCTCGGAGGAGATGGATTAATAACAACTCCAGATACGTCGGGAGAAAATGGCCGCGATCCCCGCATCGACCCCAGATTTAGACCCAACAGACCAATTATCTCCTTACTCCCCCGCGAAGCGGCTCCAAAAAGTTTAGGAAGGGAGAGAGGGGATGGGGGTCTGGGGGAAGGGGAGAGAGGGACAACCCTTCTCAAAGGGTTTCCCTCTCTCCCCTTCCCCCAGCCGCCGGAGGCAATACGGATGACTCAACAACAGCCCATACTCGAATTGAAGAACGTGGTCTCGGCCTATGGTCGGATCAAGGCCCTGAAGGGCATCTCGCTCAAGGTGTTCCCCGGTGAGATCGTCACCATCATCGGCGCCAACGGTGCCGGCAAGTCCACCACGCTGATGACCATCTGCAACGTGGTCCACGCGGTGGAGGGGGACATTTACTACGAGGGCAAACGCATCAACGACGTGGCCTCGGACCTGTTGCCTCCCATGGGGTTGTGCCAGGTTCCCGAAGGCCGCCGCATCTTCCCGCGCCTGTCGGTCATGGAGAACCTCGACATGGGGGCCTTCTTCCGCACGGACGCGAGCGGCATCAAGGACGACATCGAGCGGGTCTTCGAACTCTTCCCCAAGCTCAAGGAGCGGCGCAAGCAGCTCGGCGGCACCCTGTCCGGCGGCGAGCAGCAGATGCTGGCCATGGGCCGCGCTCTGATGAGCCGTCCCAAGGTCCTGCTTCTGGACGAGCCCTCCATGGGGCTGGCACCGCTGTTGGTGCAGCAGATCTTCGACATCGTCAAGATGATCAACGAGCAGGGCGTGACCGTGGTCCTGGTCGAACAGAACGCCAACCTCGCCCTGCAGTGCGCCCGGCGTGGATACGTCCTGGAGACTGGCTCCGTGGTCATGGAGGACGAAGCCTCCAAGCTGCTCACCAACCCGGACATCCGCAAGGCGTATCTCGGCGAGTAGGCGCAAGACATATGGTACAGGCAAAGCCCCTTCGGAGCATTCCGAAGGGGCTTTTTCTTGTGTGTCCGGCGTTATGCAGCGGCGCAGAGTGCGAGGAAATAGGCACCGAGCGCACTCAGGGCAATGGCGGGGTGCGGTCCGACGAGGCGCCTGCTCAATTGCCAGCAGACCAGTATGGCGGCCACGGAGACGAAGAGAAATTTGACGAACAGCCCCACCGGCCAGGTCACAACCAGGAGTTGCAGGCCGACGACAATGGGCAGGTGGAGCAGGTAGATATCATAGGAGCTCCTGCTCAGGCTGCTTTTCAGCGGTCCTGGCGAATTTCCCCAGCGCAGTGCGGCCTTAATCAGTACGCCTGTCCAGGCCATGGCGGCGAAGGCCCGCAGGGTGGCGTGCAGCAATCCCAGGGACAAGGGCGCGGGGCCGGTCAACTGGATGAACGTCCTGCTCCAGGCGAGGAAGGCCACGTCCAGAGCCAGTGCGGCCATCAGCCAAAGCCAGAGCGGGTTGGGGATGGCTGTGCTGCGAAACCAGCCTGTGTGGTTGGCCACGACACCGAGCAGAAAGAAGGTCAGATACAATCCAAGGCGGGTTGGCTGGAACATCAGGTATCCGCCGATCTTCGCCCAGGCCCAGTCCGGGACAGCCAGGTTGATGGCCGCATCCGACAGGGCGGATATCGCACAGGCCAGGAACATGTACAGGAGAATGCGTCCGGGACCGGTTTCGAGCTTATCCAGGGAGCGGAACAGACCGGGGAGGGCGTTTCGCAGTGCGGCGTAGAGGAGAAAGAAGATGAGCAGCAGGGAAATGAACCACAGGTGCCATTGCGAAAAATCGAAGGCGTGAGGAATGGCTGTTTTTGCGGAATCCAGCAGCAGCAATATCGGCTTCCAGGCGGTAGTAAGCTGGAAGATCCAGAAATGAAGGAAGCCCTGCTCCGAATGCGTTTGCCCGATAAAGCCGATATAACTGATCACTGGCACGAACAGCAGAGCCAGCAATAGGAAAGGAATGCCTAAGCGGCGGAATTTGGCCTTGATGAATCCCATGGTGCCATGGCGGCGCATGGACTCCGGGGCGAAATAGCCCGCCAAGAGGAACAGTGCAGGCATGCAGAAAAGATCGAAGAAAAGGATGATGAGTGTGTAGGCGGGTTCCTTGGGAAATTCCTGCACGGACCACCAGGGGATGATCTCGGCATAGGAACAGGCCGCATGCAGGATGACGACGAAGAGGACGACCACAGTGCGGACGACGTCGAGAAAAATCACTCGTTCCGTTTGCATAATGTTCTCCTTGGGTTCCAATTTGGGGCGATGAGCGCGTTCGCCTCGAAGGCGTGCTTCATCTCGCGGAGTCCAGCCAGGGAAAACCGGCACACGTGCTCCGCCAGGTGTTGGTGATACGCTTCCATGCCGGGATGGTCCGGATGAACCCGTCTGTATACGACCCAGGTCGAGGAGTAGTAGATGATTTGGCTGAACACACTGACCGCACTGTCCTGTAGCAGCCAGCGCGGGGCGTCCTTGCCAATCAATTCCCCCACCAGGTCCAGGATGGCTTCGTTTTGCCCGACCATATGCTTATCGATGAGTTCGTTCAGAAATTCGGAAGGCTGAGCCATTTCGTTGTTGAAGATGGCCAGGATCTCGCTGCCGACCTCTCCCCCGGCAAAGAGCATGGCGCAGTAGCTGCGCACCAGATCGCACAACCGCTCTTCCGGGGTTTTGTTGTTTTCCGAACTGCCAAGTAGCCGCATCCTGTTTCCCAGCTCGGCGAACATCAGCTCGAGAATGGCCTGGTAGAGTTTTTCCTTGCCGCCGAAATAGTAATTGATGGCGTTCATGTTGCTGCTGTCGGCCCGTTTGCAGATTTCCCGCACTCGGGCTCCGGCGTATCCGTATTGCGCAAACACGCTGATTCCTGCCAGAAAAAGTTTGTCTCGTGTCGTGGTCGCTTCCAAGCCCATGAATGTGCAGCCTCCGATTTAATGCGTTTGTATTAATTCAATTGCATTAAATCGGCAGACTGTCAACGGGCCTCGGGGAAAATATATTGCGGATCGGTGGCGTGCTTAGGTCGACAGTGAGGGAGGATAAGCCTGTCGGAGCATTTCACCCGGGTGAGGGAAGAAGAGGGGGTGTAAATCAGGAATTGACCATAGAACCACCAGATTCATCAGCCACAGGGGCCTGCCGACGGACTGAAAGCAAAAGCCCCTGCGCCGATATTCGGCGCAGGGGCTTTGATGGTATCGTTTCGCCGGTTGCTAGTTGAGCAGATCCGGGCGGGTGATCTCGATGGATGCCTTTTCGCGCAGGCCGGTCATGAACCCGTTGAGGGTTTCGTTCTCGTAGTTGCGCGAAGCCTGGGCGATCCAGGCCTGCTTCTGCTGTTCCCAGACGGCGTTAGAGGCGGGGATGCGCTTGCCGAGGCGGGCGACAACGATGCCTGCCGGGGTGACGAAGGGCTCGGCAAGCCAGTTGTTGTCCTTTGCGCCGAAGGCGGCGTTGGCAAGGTCAGGGCTCTGTCCGAGGTCGGGTACGTTGCCGTTGCGGGCGAAGGGATCGGAGGCCTTGATGCGGGCTTCGAGGCCGTCGGTCTCGCCAGCCTTGAGCTTGGCCAGGATGTCCTCGGCGGCCTTCTGGGCCAGGACCGTGGCTTTCTCCTGCTTGAGGTTGTTGGTGATCAGCACTTCGACCTGCTCAAGCGGCATGGGCGCGGCAGGAATGTCCTTGGCCTTTTCCACAAGCATATATCCGCCGTCCACGGCGATGGGAGTCTGGTGGGCCTCGCCCTCGGGGATGGCCATGATCACCTTGGCGGCCTCGGGGGTCATGCCGAAGGCCTGGGGCAGGAACTTCTCGGGCATGGGTCGGGAGGTCACGGCGAGCATGCCGAGCTCATCGCCGATGGCGTCGAGCTTCATGCCGGAGACCATGCGGTCCATGGCCTGGTCAAGCAGGTCTGTGACCTTCTCCGAGGCCTTTTCCTCGGCGAGGATCTGACGGATGTCTTCCTTGACCTCGTCCAGGGTCTTGACCTGGGCTTCCTTCTTGTCCTCGACCTGAATGATATGCCAGCCGAACTGGGTCTTGACCGGCTCGGAGATGCCACCCTTGGGGGTGGCGAAGGCGGCCTCTTCGAACTCGGGCACCATGGCCCCGCGCGCGAACCAGCCGAGCTCGCCGCCGTTGGGGGCCGAGGGGCCTTCGGAATACTTCTTGGCCAGGGCCGCGAAATCCTTGCCCGATTTGGCCAGGGCGTAGATGTTGTCTATCTTGGCTTTGGCATCCTTCTGTTCGGTCTCGGTGTCGGAGTCCTTGACCATGATCAGGATGTGACGGGCCTTGACCTGCTCCTGCTGGACCATGGAGTCCTTGTGGGCCGCGAAGTAGTCGGCGATTTCCTCGTCGGACACTTTCTGGTAGGTGGCCAGGTCCTTGGGAGTGAAGGTCAGGTAACGGACCTGAACCTGCTCGGGAACCATGAACTTGTCTTCGTTCTCGTTGTAGAATTTCTTGACCTCGTCCTCGGTCACCTCGGTCTGGGCGAGGAATTGGGCCGGGGAGGACAGGATGTAGTCGATGGTGATCTTCTCGTTGACCCAGTCATAGATCTGCCGTGCCTGGGCCGGGGTGACCTGGCTGGTGGCGCGGATCATGTCCTGGACCTTGCCCGAGATATATTCGTTCTTGAAGTTGGCTTCGAACTGGGCGGGAGTCATGCGGACGCCGCGCAGTGCCTGCTGGTAGAGGTTTCGGTCGAACTGGCCCTGCTGGTTCCAGAAGACGGACAGGCGGGTGATGGCCGCGAAGACCTCTTCGTCCGAGGCGGAGATGCCGAGCTTGGCCGCCTCGCCCAGGAGGAGCCGGGAGTTGATCAACTCACCCAGGATCATCTGTTTGAACTGGGGGGACTGCAGCTGGGCGGAAGTCACGTTCGGATTGGACTTGCGCAAACCCTCTGCGGCGCGCTGGAAAGCGTCCTCGAATTCAGCCCGGGTAATGACCTGGTCGTTGACGGTGGCCATGACCGGGTCGTTGCCGGTGTCAAGACCGCTCATGCCGAACGCGAAGACAAAGACGACGATGATGACGGCGAAAAGGATCTTGATGATCCAACCCGAAGCGTTCTCACGCATTGCTTCAAGCATTGGTACTCCAAAAATGCTTTTCCCGGTCGTCCGGCATGTTGCCGGACGACCGGATTTCTATGTCAGATTACGATTGGTTCTGTCGGACTGCGTTGAGCAGGCCACCTGCCTGGATAATCTCCAGTTCCTTTTTGGTCAAATCATTTGTGACCGCGACGGTCTCTCCGGAGGCCGTGGTGATCTCGATGGTGCCGCCGGGAGTCATTTCGCTGGCCGGGATTGTCAGCTCGTCGCCCTGGGTGAGCTTGTCGTAGTCCGCCGGGTTCACCAGCAGCAGCGGCAGGATGCCGAAGTTGACCAGGTTGGCGCGGTGGATGCGGGCCAGGGACTTGACAATGACCGCCTTGACGCCCAGATGGCGCGGGCCGAGGGCCGCGTGCTCGCGGCTGGAGCCCTGGCCGTAGTTCTCGCCGCCCAGGATGACGCCGGTGCCGTGCTCTTTCATGCGGGCCACGAAGTCGGCGTCCACGCGCGAGAAGATGTACTCGCTGATGGCCGGGATATTGGAGCGCAGGGCCGTGATCTGGGCTCCGGCGGGCAGGATGTGGTCGGTGGTGATGTTGTCCTCGACCTTGAGCAGGACCTTGGCAGTAACTGTGCTCGGCAGTTCCTCGAAGTCCTCCAGGGCCACGATGTTGGGGCCGCGCAGGATCTCAACTGCGGCCTTGTCCTCGGGCGGGAAGACGAACAGGTCGCGGATGGAGGGCACGTCCTCGGGCAGGGTGACCCGCTCGGGAGCCGGTCCCCAGGTTGCGGGATCGGTGAACTCGCCGTCCAGGGCGAGGCGCGCGGCGGTCTGGGCGCTGGCCAGGTAGACCTGACCGTCCAGGGTGCCGGAGCGGCCCTCGAAGTTGCGGTTGAAG encodes the following:
- a CDS encoding SurA N-terminal domain-containing protein; this translates as MLEAMRENASGWIIKILFAVIIVVFVFAFGMSGLDTGNDPVMATVNDQVITRAEFEDAFQRAAEGLRKSNPNVTSAQLQSPQFKQMILGELINSRLLLGEAAKLGISASDEEVFAAITRLSVFWNQQGQFDRNLYQQALRGVRMTPAQFEANFKNEYISGKVQDMIRATSQVTPAQARQIYDWVNEKITIDYILSSPAQFLAQTEVTEDEVKKFYNENEDKFMVPEQVQVRYLTFTPKDLATYQKVSDEEIADYFAAHKDSMVQQEQVKARHILIMVKDSDTETEQKDAKAKIDNIYALAKSGKDFAALAKKYSEGPSAPNGGELGWFARGAMVPEFEEAAFATPKGGISEPVKTQFGWHIIQVEDKKEAQVKTLDEVKEDIRQILAEEKASEKVTDLLDQAMDRMVSGMKLDAIGDELGMLAVTSRPMPEKFLPQAFGMTPEAAKVIMAIPEGEAHQTPIAVDGGYMLVEKAKDIPAAPMPLEQVEVLITNNLKQEKATVLAQKAAEDILAKLKAGETDGLEARIKASDPFARNGNVPDLGQSPDLANAAFGAKDNNWLAEPFVTPAGIVVARLGKRIPASNAVWEQQKQAWIAQASRNYENETLNGFMTGLREKASIEITRPDLLN
- a CDS encoding ABC transporter ATP-binding protein; this encodes MTQQQPILELKNVVSAYGRIKALKGISLKVFPGEIVTIIGANGAGKSTTLMTICNVVHAVEGDIYYEGKRINDVASDLLPPMGLCQVPEGRRIFPRLSVMENLDMGAFFRTDASGIKDDIERVFELFPKLKERRKQLGGTLSGGEQQMLAMGRALMSRPKVLLLDEPSMGLAPLLVQQIFDIVKMINEQGVTVVLVEQNANLALQCARRGYVLETGSVVMEDEASKLLTNPDIRKAYLGE
- the livM gene encoding high-affinity branched-chain amino acid ABC transporter permease LivM, with translation MTTQEFKKRWTSFGIGLIWLFILLWPLLGIKPDGLEFIPSLTLWLKLAVAALCVMIVYELNQRGLFEGLKSAGASLKGSTEKLYAATPNWLLVCIGLGLAIAFPAMTGRYGHDVACNVLIYVCLGLGLNIVVGLAGLLDLGYIAFYGVGAYTYALLSIHYGLAFWLCLPISALLAGIAGCIIGYPTLRMRGDYLAIVTLGFGEIVRLILNNWMDLTNGPNGLSDVSRPTVYWPDFSNGFSFELIMVKKVWMFYYVILAIAIVTIICVYRLNYSRIGRAWEAIREDETAAELMGVNTFLLKLLAYAMGAAFAGFAGTFFAARMRFVSPESFTFLESAMVLAMVVLGGMGSIPGVMLGALALIALPEAFRDFELYRMLVFGGVMTTMMLVRPKGLWPAKRVGRRSEEMD
- a CDS encoding TetR/AcrR family transcriptional regulator, which translates into the protein MGLEATTTRDKLFLAGISVFAQYGYAGARVREICKRADSSNMNAINYYFGGKEKLYQAILELMFAELGNRMRLLGSSENNKTPEERLCDLVRSYCAMLFAGGEVGSEILAIFNNEMAQPSEFLNELIDKHMVGQNEAILDLVGELIGKDAPRWLLQDSAVSVFSQIIYYSSTWVVYRRVHPDHPGMEAYHQHLAEHVCRFSLAGLREMKHAFEANALIAPNWNPRRTLCKRNE
- a CDS encoding acyltransferase family protein, with the translated sequence MQTERVIFLDVVRTVVVLFVVILHAACSYAEIIPWWSVQEFPKEPAYTLIILFFDLFCMPALFLLAGYFAPESMRRHGTMGFIKAKFRRLGIPFLLLALLFVPVISYIGFIGQTHSEQGFLHFWIFQLTTAWKPILLLLDSAKTAIPHAFDFSQWHLWFISLLLIFFLLYAALRNALPGLFRSLDKLETGPGRILLYMFLACAISALSDAAINLAVPDWAWAKIGGYLMFQPTRLGLYLTFFLLGVVANHTGWFRSTAIPNPLWLWLMAALALDVAFLAWSRTFIQLTGPAPLSLGLLHATLRAFAAMAWTGVLIKAALRWGNSPGPLKSSLSRSSYDIYLLHLPIVVGLQLLVVTWPVGLFVKFLFVSVAAILVCWQLSRRLVGPHPAIALSALGAYFLALCAAA
- a CDS encoding branched-chain amino acid ABC transporter permease, yielding MEYFLQQLINGITLGGVYALIALGYTMVYGIIQLINFAHGEFFAAGGYMGVILISYLAGQGASPVLCIGLGLALTMVYCALLAMAVEKVAYKPLRTSSRLSVLLSALGMSIFLQNGLMLTQGVYDKAYPTEMTAGGFEWGNVVLSYMQIYIFLITGALLIGLNLLVFKTRIGKAMRATAQDKVMSALVGINSSKIISLTFAIGAGLAAAAGIMVGFYYGSVNYSMGFVPGIKAFAAAVLGGIGNITGAMVGGLIIGMVEIFAAGYLSSEYKDVFAFIILIAVLYFRPTGIMGENVDDTRV
- a CDS encoding branched-chain amino acid ABC transporter substrate-binding protein, which gives rise to MKRILFMACILMLAASTAFAGETLKMGSMSPLTGPYAADGNDIANGARTAIEVIKADGGIPGFDDITLSAQDTACDPRQAVAAANKLINEEVTGVVGAYCSSATLPASETLDEEDIVMLTPASTNEKVTERGLKNIFRTCGRDDDQSKAAIRFMTDYLKAKSIYLVDDKTAYSQGLADNVEKGSPAAGIKVLGHDHVNQGDKDFSAVLTKVKAANPDVFYVSLQNSATGALLIIQAKRMGIDAVYLAQDAVYHPQLIEIAKKDANGMYLTFGYVDTDAPSYQKFIKAYEPKYGKPGAYSAYAYDSAMAYLLAVKKAGSTDLAKVREALLSMEFDGASKKFKYMENGDSGSNYIIRQIKDGEYINFWNAQTGEKY
- a CDS encoding ABC transporter ATP-binding protein yields the protein MANLVLDDICVRFGGLQALTDVSFSLSEGEVIGLIGPNGAGKTTVFNVITGVYTASSGKVSYDGKTITGLRPYQVLSMGVARTFQNIRLFQNMTALENCMVAQHARSKKGVIGAILRSPSQRREEARIQEKSQQALEFMGLGSMADEVASNLPYGHQRRLEIARALASEPHTILLDEPAAGLNPSESMELMKAIGRITDLGINVLMVEHDMKVVMGICNRIVVLDHGVMIAQGLPEEIQQNPDVIEAYLGQ